One window from the genome of Eucalyptus grandis isolate ANBG69807.140 chromosome 7, ASM1654582v1, whole genome shotgun sequence encodes:
- the LOC120296194 gene encoding probable LRR receptor-like serine/threonine-protein kinase At3g47570: MVYKGILDGGAMVATKVLNLTQRGASRSFISECRTLGTIRHRNLVKILSVRSSVDFRGNDFKALIYEFMANESLERWLHPRTIGQDDECSKSRNLRLVQRLNIAIDIATAIEYLHKDCYPAIVHGDLKPSNVLLDIDKVARVGDFGLAKIISTMSIETTRVPDQEYGMGHKVSTLGDAYSYGILLLEMFFERDPLKRPLGTILTFTTLSEWLFRIKQWTS, translated from the exons ATGGTTTATAAGGGGATTCTTGATGGTGGTGCCATGGTGGCGACGAAGGTGCTCAATCTAACGCAAAGAGGTGCTTCGAGGAGCTTTATCTCCGAATGTCGAACTCTAGGAACCATTAGACACCGAAACCTCGTAAAGATACTAAGTGTACGTTCGAGCGTGGACTTTCGAGGAAATGACTTCAAAGCTCTAATTTATGAGTTCATGGCTAATGAGAGCTTGGAGCGGTGGCTGCACCCTAGGACTATAGGACAAGATGATGAGTGTAGCAAATCAAGAAATCTTAGACTAGTGCAGAGGTTAAACATTGCCATCGACATAGCTACTGCAATCGAATATCTCCATAAGGATTGTTATCCAGCAATCGTTCATGGAGATTTGAAGCCAAGTAATGTGCTTTTGGACATTGACAAGGTGGCTCGAGTTGGAGATTTCGGGCTTGCAAAGATCATTTCAACAATGTCTATTGAAACCACAAGAGTTCCGGACCAAG AGTATGGCATGGGACACAAGGTTTCTACACTTGGGGATGCATACAGTTACGGCATTCTGTTATTGGAGATGTTCTTTGAAAGAGACCCTTTGAAGAGGCCTTTGGGCACCATCTTAACCTTCACAACTTTGTCCGAATGGCTCTTCCGGATCAAGCAATGGACATCATAG